A part of Diceros bicornis minor isolate mBicDic1 chromosome 10, mDicBic1.mat.cur, whole genome shotgun sequence genomic DNA contains:
- the ERMN gene encoding ermin isoform X2 gives MTDVPVTFSQVECNGDTLPEKGQQPITKINEEANDVDGTLPYCRVEPSLEDLPTEGNQKKSEKLQRNMLRNWSMDEKILKETSVDEMTFREGHQWEKVHLSSGNQEISRPKERIAEQPLEEREDEDRKNKTQQAAEIEWLGFQKPCQVDVFHSKHDEEQDVWDEEINNTDDDDCNDDKDEVRVIEFKKKNEEGSQLQEEADVSEDSPLSNPSSQPETPDEQPPFGKKSDISRNAYSRYNTISYRKIRKGNTKQRIDEFESMMHL, from the exons ATGACAGACGTTCCAGTGACTTTCAGTCAGGTTGAGTGTAATGGGGATACACTACCTGAAAAAGGTCAACAACCAATCACTAAAATCAACGAAGAAGCCAATGATGTGGATGGCACCCTACCATACTGTAGGGTAGAACCCAGTCTTGAAGATTTACCCACAGAAGGAAATCAGAAGAAGAGTGAAAAATTACAAAGGAACATGCTGCGCAACTGGTCCATGGATGAGAAGATTCTAAAAG AAACAAGTGTtgatgaaatgacgttcagagaAG GGCATCAGTGGGAGAAGGTTCATCTGAGCAGCGGTAACCAGGAAATAAGCAGACCAAAGGAAAGGATTGCTGAACAACCtctagaagagagagaagatgaggATAGGAAGAACAAAACTCAGCAGGCAGCTGAAATTGAATGGCTGGGATTTCAGAAACCTTGCCAAGTTGATGTGTTTCATTCTAAACATGACGAGGAACAAGATGTTTGGGATGAAGAAATTAACAACACTGATGATGATGATTGCAATGATGACAAAGATGAAGTTCGAGTGatagaatttaagaaaaaaaatgaagagggttCTCAATTACAAGAGGAAGCCGATGTAAGTGAGGACTCCCCACTGAGCAACCCCAGTTCCCAACCTGAGACACCTGATGAGCAGCCACCCTTTGGGAAGAAGAGTGATATCTCCAGAAATGCTTATTCAAGGTACAATACAATATCCTATCGGAAAATCAGGAAGGGGAACACCAAGCAAAGAATTGATGAATTCGAGTCTATGATGCATTTATAA
- the ERMN gene encoding ermin isoform X1, producing MTDVPVTFSQVECNGDTLPEKGQQPITKINEEANDVDGTLPYCRVEPSLEDLPTEGNQKKSEKLQRNMLRNWSMDEKILKEKPEETLFIVHKAITDLSLQETSVDEMTFREGHQWEKVHLSSGNQEISRPKERIAEQPLEEREDEDRKNKTQQAAEIEWLGFQKPCQVDVFHSKHDEEQDVWDEEINNTDDDDCNDDKDEVRVIEFKKKNEEGSQLQEEADVSEDSPLSNPSSQPETPDEQPPFGKKSDISRNAYSRYNTISYRKIRKGNTKQRIDEFESMMHL from the exons ATGACAGACGTTCCAGTGACTTTCAGTCAGGTTGAGTGTAATGGGGATACACTACCTGAAAAAGGTCAACAACCAATCACTAAAATCAACGAAGAAGCCAATGATGTGGATGGCACCCTACCATACTGTAGGGTAGAACCCAGTCTTGAAGATTTACCCACAGAAGGAAATCAGAAGAAGAGTGAAAAATTACAAAGGAACATGCTGCGCAACTGGTCCATGGATGAGAAGATTCTAAAAG aaaaacCAGAGGAGACTCTCTTTATTGTTCACAAGGCTATCACAGATCTTTCTCTCCAAGAAACAAGTGTtgatgaaatgacgttcagagaAG GGCATCAGTGGGAGAAGGTTCATCTGAGCAGCGGTAACCAGGAAATAAGCAGACCAAAGGAAAGGATTGCTGAACAACCtctagaagagagagaagatgaggATAGGAAGAACAAAACTCAGCAGGCAGCTGAAATTGAATGGCTGGGATTTCAGAAACCTTGCCAAGTTGATGTGTTTCATTCTAAACATGACGAGGAACAAGATGTTTGGGATGAAGAAATTAACAACACTGATGATGATGATTGCAATGATGACAAAGATGAAGTTCGAGTGatagaatttaagaaaaaaaatgaagagggttCTCAATTACAAGAGGAAGCCGATGTAAGTGAGGACTCCCCACTGAGCAACCCCAGTTCCCAACCTGAGACACCTGATGAGCAGCCACCCTTTGGGAAGAAGAGTGATATCTCCAGAAATGCTTATTCAAGGTACAATACAATATCCTATCGGAAAATCAGGAAGGGGAACACCAAGCAAAGAATTGATGAATTCGAGTCTATGATGCATTTATAA